The genome window TATTAAAAGTTTTTGTATTGTTACTACCCTTTAGCCACACCCATAGGCCTGACCCGGACCACCTTACGGGCTATATTGAGATCGTGGACCACATTAACCACTTCACTGCTGGATTTGTACACCTCGGGCGCCTCCTCAGCCAGCATGGACGGGTGGGTGGCCCTGACATGGATACCCTTATCAGCCAATTGTTTCTCCAGCACTTCGCCCCTGAACTTGCGTTTTGCCTCTCCCCTTCCCATCACCCTGCCGGCACCGTGACAGGCAGAGCCAAATGTCAGTTCCATGGACCTCTCAGCTCCGTGCAGGATATAAGAAGGTGTGCCCATGCTGCCAGGGATCAGGACAGGCTGGCCTACTGATCGGTATACTGTCGGGACGTCCTTGTGGCCTGCAGGAAATGCCCTGGTCGCACCTTTGCGGTGAACATAAACTTCTTTTTTCTTACCGTCGATCTCATGTTCTTCCAGCTTGGCAACATTATGCGCTACATCATACACCAGATCCATACCAAGCTCTTCGGCATCTTTGTTAAACACATTTTGGAAGGTCTCCCTGACCCAATGGGTAATTACCTGGCGGTTAGCCCAGGCATAATTGGCACCGGCAGCCATGGCCTTGAAATAATCCTGGCCTTCCCGGCTGTCAGCAGGAGCGCAGGCAAGCTGTTTATCAGGCAGATCGATGCCGTATTTTTTAGAAGCCTGCTCCATGACCTGCAGGTAATCAGTGCATATCTGGTGACCTGCACCCCTTGAACCGCAGTGGATCATGACAGTGACCGTCCCTTCACGAATGCCGAATAGCTTAGCGATCTCGGGCTCGTAGATCTTATCTACTTCCTGTACCTCCAGGAAATGATTTCCACTTCCCAGGGTCCCGAACTGGGGTTTGCCACGCTTCCTGGCTTTATCACTGACCTTTGCAGGGTCTGCAGCATCAATGAAGCCATTGTCCTCGCAGTGCAGGATATCAGTCTCAACACCGTAACCCTGCTCTACAGCCCAGGAAGCACCCAAATTAAACGCATCATCCAGTTCACTATCTGAAACCCTCAGCTTGCTCTTGGAACCCACACCAGATGGAATGGCTGTGAACAATTTGTTCATCAATTCCTTGATCCTGGGTCTTACCTCCTGGATTTCCAGGTCTGTCCTTAAGATACGTACCCCGCAGTTGATATCAAATCCCACGCCGCCTGGAGAGATCACGCCTTCCGTAGCGTCAAAGGCTGCCACCCCGCCAATGGGAAAGCCGTAACCAAAATGGGCGTCTGGCATTGCCAGGGAATATTTCTGGATGCCTGGAAGAGCGGCCACGTTTGCGGTCTGGTGCAATGTGCCGATCTCAAGATCATTCATAAGTTTGTGGGATACTAAAATACGGCCTGGGACCCTCATTCCTTCCTGGAAGTCCATAGGGACCTCATAGAGATTCTCTTCTACCTTTTGAACGATATCACTGGGTTTTGTCATGATCGCGATTTCCTTTATTAATAATGCCTTAATATTTGATCAAGAATAATAATGCTTTGTCTCAGGTATCAACAATAACATGGGTACTATATCCCACGTATTCCTTTGTTACCGAAAGCTGGTGGTATGTAACAGCCTTTACTTCAGTTTCGAACGCATGCCTGGTTAGATCAATATCCTCACCCATAGCCCGTCCTTTCAGGATATATCCAGTGTCAGCCTGTATAATTGAATCAATATGAAATTCCCCGAATATTATCTCCTCC of Methanosarcinales archaeon contains these proteins:
- a CDS encoding RtcB family protein; this translates as MTKPSDIVQKVEENLYEVPMDFQEGMRVPGRILVSHKLMNDLEIGTLHQTANVAALPGIQKYSLAMPDAHFGYGFPIGGVAAFDATEGVISPGGVGFDINCGVRILRTDLEIQEVRPRIKELMNKLFTAIPSGVGSKSKLRVSDSELDDAFNLGASWAVEQGYGVETDILHCEDNGFIDAADPAKVSDKARKRGKPQFGTLGSGNHFLEVQEVDKIYEPEIAKLFGIREGTVTVMIHCGSRGAGHQICTDYLQVMEQASKKYGIDLPDKQLACAPADSREGQDYFKAMAAGANYAWANRQVITHWVRETFQNVFNKDAEELGMDLVYDVAHNVAKLEEHEIDGKKKEVYVHRKGATRAFPAGHKDVPTVYRSVGQPVLIPGSMGTPSYILHGAERSMELTFGSACHGAGRVMGRGEAKRKFRGEVLEKQLADKGIHVRATHPSMLAEEAPEVYKSSSEVVNVVHDLNIARKVVRVRPMGVAKG